The Corythoichthys intestinalis isolate RoL2023-P3 chromosome 19, ASM3026506v1, whole genome shotgun sequence nucleotide sequence ctccgaggtgggctctctCATCTCTGGGgtcgaagtcactgaggtggttggatgagagccgcccggagttcctaaaggctttgGATGTTATGGGGCTGTCGTAGCTGACACGTCTCTGCAACATCATgttgacatcggggacagtgcctctggattggcagaccggggtggtggtccccctttttaagaagggggattgGAGGGTGTGTGGCAATTATAgatggatcacactcctcagcctccttgTAAAGTctcttcaggggtgctggagaggagggtctttcgggaagtcaaatctcggattcaggacgaGCAGTGCGGTTTTCGTCCAGGCCGTGgaacagctctacaccctcagcaaaatccttgagggtgcatgggagtttggCCAACCAGTCTCcatgtgttttgtatatttggagAAGGCGATCGTCCGTGTGCCTCGagaagtcctgtggggggtgctccgggaaaaCGGGATACCGAGCCCCtttgtaagggctgttcggtccctgttagaccggtgtcagagtttggtctacattgccggcagtaagtccaaATTGTTCCcaatgagggttggactccgccaaggctgtccTTTGTCAcctattctgttcataatttttatggaaagaatttctaggcgcagccaaaccgttgagggggtccggtttggtggcctcagcattgcatctatgctttttgcagatgatatgGGGCTATTGGCTTCATTAAGCCGTGAACTCCAACtctgactgaagcttttcccagCCGATTGTGaagtggttgggatgaagatcagcaccttcaaatctgagactaTGGTCCCCagttggaaaagggtggcgtgccctctccaggtcggggatgagatcctgccccaagtggaggagttaggGTCTCTAGTATCTTGggctcttgttcacgagtgagggtaggaaggagcgggagatcgacaggcgtatcggtgcagcgtctgcagtgatgcggactctgcaccagtccgtagtggtgaagaaggagctgagccgaaaggcgaagctctcaatCTACCAGTGGATCAACGTTacgaccctcacctatggtcacaagctgtgggtcgtgaccgaaaggacAAGATGCCGGATACaatcggccgaaatgagtttcctccgctggCTGTCTGGGCtctccttagagatagggtgagaagctgggTCATCCGGGAGTGACTCGGTGTCGAgttgctactcctccgcgttgagaggagccagttgaggtggctcgggcatctggttcggatgcctcctggatgcctccctggagaggtgttccaggcatgtcccactggtgAGAGGCCCTGGGGaagacccaggacatgctggagagtcactcggctggcctgggaatgccttgggatcccgctggaGGTTGAAGTGGTTGGGGAGAGGGAATTCTGGGATTCACTGCTAAAACTGCTGCCGCTGTGACCCGGCCCCGGACTAAGcgatagatgatggatggatggatggatggatggatggatggatggatggatggatggatggatggatggatggatggatggatggatggatggatggatggattagcTCCACCTCATCCCATGCGACAAGTGCAGTAGAAACTGGATGGATTGATTGAATCTCCTCAATATGTTTTTtacttcttttattaaattatttaactttTCTTTAATTCTGTTTTGCTTTTTCGATTTTCTCCGCAGGCATCAACCCATGTGCACAACAAACGGAAGGTATTCTATTAAGCTATGTGATATTGCTATTTCTTTTTCGGCTACCATCACATTTCGAGGGCAAATTTCAAAACTAACAGTGCAAGAGCGTTCTGAAATCCAAAGTTTATGATTGTCAAGAAAATATGAACGGCAAATTACTTTTGAGTGAATATTTGAATGACTTTGGAATTTAGGGAGCTCATATGAAACTAGGGTCTTCATTTAATGATGGCTGTATTTTGCATCGTATTTTTTGCCGTCTCCTCTGCCTCAGTGCACATCGTCTTTTCGGTGGACACTTCGACTGACTCAGAGCCATCCGACCATGTCGATCTAATGAGGCTTGCAGTGGGAAATATCTCCTTACCATTTGAAATGACAGATAATTTAACGATGAGACACTTGGATTTGACTACAGGTTAGATTTTTAGCTACTTGATGGGTCTCCAGGACAAATACCACAAGTAACTCTGATTTCATGTTTTGAAATACTAGAATTGAATCTTGTGTCACCAATGTCTTTTTAGCCTGCTATCTAAATTCTCCTGAAGGACATCAATGTCAGTGTGAGGAATCATTCGGGTTGTCGTGTGAAACTTGTGATACATACGGAGCATGCAGCACTGATGGTTCCTCCATCTGCGACTGCATACGTGGAATCCCTCCAGTATCGAATTTCTGTAAACCAATTTCAAGTAAGCGCTGATCTGATAGAACTGTTGAGACAACAGTCAGGTAATCAGATTTGCAGtgaaaaaagaaatattttttgtttacttCACAGATGtcaccagtgcatgtccagcaccaccaccaccactgcCACCAGAAAGTAAAATATATGTTACATTCTGTACAATGAATCTATCGAATGGTCCATCTTTTAGTTCTTTTAGGCAGTTTTGCACTTGATGTAAATTGTTATCATGTCTCCTCTGCTTTCCCTTAGCTTTTGTGGACACCATTCTCACCATAAGCACACTTGGCACTGAGGAAGCAGAGATCATTGCTCGACTGAAAGAAGCTTTGGGAAATTTTTCTTTACCATTCAACATCACAGATGATTCAATGCTGACAAATTTAAGTTTGACCACAGGTGAGAATGCCATAAAGATGTATTGGGTTCTGATAGAAGTCTTAAAAAAacactaattaattatttaatattttttactcaTTCGATGTGTCCATTTTGTTTTTAGTTTGCTATACAAACTTTGATGAACAACTGCAGTGTCAGTGTGAGCATCCCTATCTATGGCCGTGTCATGCCTGTGAAACATATGGTAAATGCAGCAAGGCCAGTTTAGAAAGTTGTGACTGCATCAATGCAATACCTAATGATGGGCAGTACTGTGAACGAAGTAAGTGGAGCTTTACAGTACCTGAAAAAAGATCATTActccaacattttttttgtcatgatcaaGTAATTCTCTTTTATTTAGGTTTACAgcgaataagattttttttttcatttgcttcACAGATGTCACCAGCATTTGTCCGCCACTACCAACAACAACACCAGTGACaccaacagaaagtaaaatacgTGCTACATTCTGTACAGTGAATCTGATGTGTTGTCCATTCTTGTAGTTCTTTTTGGCAGTTTTGCACGTCTTGTAAGTTGTTATCATGTCTCCTCTGCTTTTCCTTAGCTTTTGTGGACACCGTTGTCACCATAAGCACACTTGGCACTGAGGAAGCAGAGATCATTGCTCGACTGAAAGAAGCTGTGGGAAATTTTTCTTTACCATTCAACATCACAGATGATTCAATGCTGACAAATTTAAGTTTGACCACAGGTGAGAATGCCTTAAATATTCATTGGGTTCGGACAGAAGtcttaaaaaacataaattacCTATTTACTATTATTTTCTCTTTTACTCATCCGTTGTGTCCATTTTGTTTTTAGTTTGCTATACAAACTTTGATGATGAACTGCAGTGTCAGTGTGAGCATCCCTATCTATGGCCATGTCATGCCTGTGAAACGTATGGTAAATGCAGCAAAGCCAGTCTAGAAAGTTGTGACTGCATCAATGCAATACCTAATGATGGGCAGTACTGTGAACGAAGTAAGTGGAGCTTTACAGAACCTGAACGATTATTactccaaatttttttttttgtgataatcaagtacagtggtacctctacatacgaagtttaattcgttccaggaccttgtttttcAGTCGAAATAGTCGTATGTCGACCATAACAAtactaattattataataattataatttcattaattcgttccacagcccaaaaacctatactaaatcattaataaatactgctgttactattgcaaatagcaattacaaagagcaaaacaaataaattaagatTAAAAATCAGaacaataataatgtaatagtaatgataataataatacctgtaataatgtaatgaatctggttctaatgtggctgacTTTTTTTGTTGCACCCGAAtgtaccgcggggctgacgtgacagtgagaaAGAGAGCTCGGTTCtattttactttttgttttgacgCTGGCGTCAACAGAAGGGGTcactaggcatgttgtgttgcacaagttgatggaataaatgattagaaacctgacgaagctggtgatttctttggcgacgTTACCACAATaggaattgtcaccttaacttattaagactggcgaacggaggaggaccgtcggccGAGATCGACATTGTACGGCCTTATTGTCAACCCAGTTCATgaatgcacacaccatgcttatattttgctatcatttacatcctcatttcaatggtaagtgtcaccttttctttttttctccacctgcactaaccttttgggatccagtgttgatttctctcacaaaaatATCACAtgtgcgtccgtcttccggcaaaacaaaaaaacggtggcgctgtcaaaaatcgtcgtatttcgagcatgttgtcggatgtagaaaacaAATGGCgattcaaattttacatcggatgtcgaaaagatcgtatgtcgaggtaccactgtaattctcTTGTATTTAGGTTGACAGTGAATGAGAAAGATTTTCTATTTGCTTCACAGATGTGACCAGCATATGTCCACCACCAATAAAAacaacgccaacaacaacaccaGTGACACCAACACCaccaacagaaagtaaaatacgTGCTACATTCTGTACATTGAATCTGATGTGCTGTCCTTCTTATACTTCTTTTTGGCAGTTTTGCATTTCATATAAATTGTTATCATGTCTCCTCTGCTTTTCCTTAGCTTTTGTGGACACCATTCTCACCATAAGCACACTTGGCACTGAGGAAGCAGAGATCATTGCTCGACTAAAAGCAGCTGTGGGAAATTTTTCTTTACCATTCAACATCAAAGATGATTCAGTGCTGACAAATTTAAGTTTGACCACAGGTGAGAATGCCTTAAAAATTCATTGGGTTCTGACAGAAGtcttaaaaaacataaattatCTATTTATTATTCTTTTCTCTTTTACTCATCTGttgtgtccattttttttttagtttgctaTAGCTTTGATGAAGAACTGAAGTGTCAGTGTGAGCATCCCTATCTATGGCCATGTCATGCCTGTGAAACGTATGGTAAATGCAGCAATGCCAGTCTAGAAAGTTGTGACTGCATCTATGCAATACCTAATGATGGGCAGTACTGTGAACGAAGTAAGTGGAGCTTTACAGAAcctaaaaaaaagattattgcCCCTCTATTTTTTTGTGATGATCAAGTAATGCTCTTTTAGTTTGGTTTACAgtgaataagattttttttcatttgcttcACAGATGTCACCAGCATATGTCCAccaataataacaacaacaccagcaacaacaccaacaacacCACCAGTGACACCAACACCACCACCAGAAAGTAAATAACATGCTACATTCTGTACAGTGAATCTGATGTGTTGTTCATTCTTGTAGTTCTTTTTGGCAGTTTTGCACGTCATGTAAATTGTTAACATGTCTCCTCTGCTTTTCCTTAGCTTTTGTGGACACCATTCTCACTATAAGCACACTTGGCACTGAGGAAGCAGAGATCATTGCTCGACTGAAAGCAGCTGTGGGCAATTTTTCTTTACCATTCAACATCACAGATGATTCAGTGTTGACAAATTTAAGTTTGACCACAGGTGAGAATGCCTTAAATATTCATTGGGTTCTGACAGAAGtcttaaaaaacataaattacCTCTTTACTATTATTTTCTCTTTTACTCATCCGTTGTGTCCATTCTGTTTTTAGTTTGCTATACAAACTTTGATGAAGAACTGCAGTGTCGGTGTGAGCGTCCCTATCTATGGCCATGTCATGCCTGTGAAATGTATGGTAAATGCAGCAATGCCAGTCTAGAAAGTTGTGACTGCATCAATGCAATACCTAATGATGGGCAGTACTGTAAACGAAGTAAGTGGAGCTTTACAGAACctaaaaaaatgattattaCCCCTCTATTTTTTGTGATGATCAATTAATTCTCTTTTAGTTTGGTTTACAGTGAATAAGATTATTTTTCATTTGCTTCACAGATGTCACCAGCATATGTCCAccaataataacaacaacaccagcaacaacaccaacaacaccaacagtgACACCAACACCACCAACAGAAAGTAAATAACATGATACATTCTCTACAGTGAATCTGATGTGTTGTTCATTCTTGTAGTTCTTTTTGGCAGTTTTGCACGTCATGTAAATTGTTATCATGTCTCCTCTGCTTTTCCTTAGCTTTTGTGGACACCGTTCTCACCATAAGCACACTTGGCACTGAGGAAGCAGAGATCATCGCTCGACTGAAAGCAGCTGTGGGAAATTTTTCTTTACCATTCAACATCACAGATGATTCAGTGCTGACAAATTTAAGTTTGACCACAGGTGAGAATGCTTTAAATATTCATTGGGTTCTGACAGAAGTCTTAAAAAACATCAATGACCTTTTTACTATAATTTCCTCCTTTACTCATCCGTTGTGTCCATTTTGTTTTTAGTTTGCTATACAAAATTTGATGAAGAACTGCAGTGTCAGTGTGAGCGTCCCTATCTATGGCCATGCCATGCCTGTGAAACGTATGGTAAATGCAGCAAGGCCGATCTAGAAAGTTGTGACTGCATCAATGCAATAACTAATGATGGGCAGTACTGTGAACGAAGTAAGTGGAGCTTTACAGAAcctaaaaaaaagattaataccCCTATATTTTTTGTGATGATCAAGTAATTCTCTTTTATTTAGGTTTACAGTGAATaagaattttttccccatttgcttCACAGATGTCACCAGCATATGTCCACCAATAATAACAACAACGCCAACACCAGTGACACCAACACCCccaacaaaaagtaaaatacGTGCTACATTCTGTACATTGAATCTGATGTGTTGTCCTTCTTATACCTCTTTTTGGCTGTTTTGCTCTTGATGTAAATTGTTATCATATCTCCTCTGCCTTTCCTTAGCTTTTGTGGACATCGTTCTCACCATAAGCATACTTAGCACCGAGGAAGCAGTGATCAATGATCAACTGAGAGAAGCTGTGGGAAATATTTCTTTACCATTCAACATCACAGATGATTCAGTGCTGACAAATTTAAGTTTGACTACAGGTGAGAATGCCTTAAATATTCATTGGGTTCTGACAGAAGtcttaaaaaacataaattacCTCTTTACCATTATTTTCTCTTTTACTCATCCGTTGTGTCCATTCTGTTTTTAGTTTGCTATACAAACTTTGATGAAGAACTGCAGTGTCGGTGTGAGCGTCCCTATCTATGGCCATGTCATGCCTGTGAAATGTATGGTAAATGCAGCAATGCCAGTCTAGAAAGTTGTGACTGCATCAATGCAATACCTAAAGATGGGCAGTACTGTAAACGAAGTAAGTGGAGCTTTACAGAAcctaaaaaaaagattattaccCCTCTATTTTTTGTGATGATCAATTAATTCTCTTTTAGTTTGGTTTACAGTGAATAAGATTATTTTTCATTTGCTTCACAGATGTCACCAGCATATGTCCAccaataataacaacaacaccaccagcaacaacaccaacaacaccaacagtgACACCAACACCACCAACAGAAAGTAAATAACATGATACATTCTCTACAGTGAATCTGATGTGTTGTTCATTCTTGTAGTTCTTTTTGGCAGTTTTGCACGTCATGTAAATTGTTATCATGTCTCCTCTGCTTTTCCTTAGCTTTTGTGGACACCGTTCTCACCATAAGCACACTTGGCACTGAGGAAGCAGAGATCATCGCTCGACTGAAAGCAGCTGTGGGAAATTTTTCTTTACCATTCAACATCACAGATGATTCAGTGCTGACAAATTTAAGTTTGACCACAGGTGAGAATGCTTTAAATATTCATTGGGTTTTGACAGAAGTCTTAAAAAACATCAATGACCTTTTTACTATAATTTCCTCCTTTACTCATCCGTTGTGTCCATTTTGTTTTTAGTTTGCTATACAAAATTTGATGAAGAACTGCAGTGTCAGTGTGAGCGTCCCTATCTATGGCCATGCCATGCCTGTGAAACGTATGGTAAATGCAGCAAGGCCGATCTAGAAAGTTGTGACTGCATCAATGCAATAACTAATGATGGGCAGTACTGTGAACGAAGTAAGTGGAGCTTTACAGAAcctaaaaaaaagattaataccCCTATATTTTTGGTGATGATCAAGTAATTCTCTTTTATTTAGGTTTACAGTGAATaagaattttttccccatttgcttCACAGATGTCACCAGCATATGTCCACCAATAATAACAACAACGCCAACACCAGTGACACCAACACCCccaacaaaaagtaaaatacGTGCTACATTCTGTACATTGAATCTGATGTGTTGTCCTTCTTATACCTCTTTTTGGCTGTTTTGCTCTTGATGTAAATTGTTATCATATCTCCTCTGCCTTTCCTTAGCTTTTGTGGACATCGTTCTCACCATAAGCACACTTAGCACCGAGGAAGCAGTGATCAATGATCAAATGAGAGAAGCTGTGGGAAATATTTCTTTACCATTCAACATCACAGATGATTCAGTGCTGACAAATTTAAGTTTGACTACAGGTGAGAATGCCTTAAATATTCATTGGGTTCTGACAGAAGtcttaaaaaacataaattacCTCTTTACCATTATTTTCTCTTTTACTCATCCGTTGTGTCCATTCTGTTTTTAGTTTGCTATACAAACTTTGATGAAGAACTGCAGTGTCGGTGTGAGCGTCCCTATCTATGGCCATGTCATGCCTGTGAAATGTATGGTAAATGCAGCAATGCCAGTCTAGAAAGTTGTGACTGCATCAATGCAATACCTAATGATGGGCAGTACTGTAAACGAAGTAAGTGGAGCTTTACAGAAcctaaaaaaaagattattaccCCTCTATTTTTTGTGATGATCAATTAATTCTCTTTTAGTTTGGTTTACAGTGAATAAGATTATTTTTCATTTGCTTCACAGATGTCACCAGCATATGTCCAccaataataacaacaacaccAGCAACAACACCAACAGTGACACCAACACCACCAACAGAAAGTAAATAACATGATACATTCTCTACAGTGAATCTGATGTGTTGTTCATTCTTGTAGTTCTTTTTGGCAGTTTTGCACGTCATGTAAATTGTTATCATGTCTCCTCTGCTTTTCCTTAGCTTTTGTGGACACCGTTCTCACCATAAGCACACTTGGCACTGAGGAAGCAGAGATCATCGCTCGACTGAAAGCAGCTGTGGGAAATTTTTCTTTACCATTCAACATCACAGATGATTCAGTGCTGACAAATTTAAGTTTGACCACAGGTGAGAATGCTTTAAATATTCATTGGGTTCTGACAGAAGTCTTAAAAAACATCAATGACCTTTTTACTATAATTTCCTCCTTTACTCATCCGTTGTGTCCATTTTGTTTTTAGTTTGCTATACAAAATTTGATGAAGAACTGCAGTGTCAGTGTGAGCGTCCCTATCTATGGCCATGCCATGCCTGTGAAACGTATGGTAAATGCAGCAAGGCCGATCTAGAAAGTTGTGACTGCATCAATGCAATAACTAATGATGGGCAGTACTGTGAACGAAGTAAGTGGAGCTTTACAGAAcctaaaaaaaagattaataccCCTATATTTTTGGTGATGATCAAGTAATTCTCTTTTATTTAGGTTTACAGTGAATaagaattttttccccatttgcttCACAGATGTCACCAGCATATGTCCACCAATAATAACAACAACGCCAACACCAGTGACACCAACACCCccaacaaaaagtaaaatacGTGCTACATTCTGTACATTGAATCTGATGTGTTGTCCTTCTTATACATATTTTTGGCTGTTTTGCTCTTGATGTAAATTGTTATCATATCTCCTCTGCCTTTCCTTAGCTTTTGTGGACATCGTTCTCACCATAAGCACACTTAGCACCGAGGAAGCAGTGATCAATGATCAACTGAGAGAAGCTGTGGGAAAAATTTCTTTACCATTCAACATCACAGATGATTCAGTGCTGACAAATTTAAGTTTGACTACAGGTGAGAATGCCTTAAATATTCATTGGGTTCTGACAGAAGtcttaaaaaacataaattacCTATTTACTATTATTTTCTCTTTTACTCATCCGTTGTGTCCATTTTGTTTTTAGTTTGCCATAACTTTGATGAAGAACTGCAGTGTCGTTGTGAGCGTCCCTATCTATGGCCATGTCATGCCTGTGAAATGTATGGTAAATGCAGCAATGCCAGTCTAGAAAGTTGTGACTGCATCAATGCAATACCTAATGATGGGCAGTACTGTAAACGAAGTAAGTGGAGCTTTACAGAAcctaaaaaaaagattattaccCCTCTATTTTTTGTGATGATCAATTAATTCTCTTTTAGTTTGGTTTACAGTGAATAAGATTATTTTTCATTTGCTTCACAGATGTCACCAGCATATGTCCAccaataataacaacaacaccAGCAACAACACCAACAGTGACACCAACACCACCAACAGAAAGTAAATAACATGATACATTCTCTACAGTGAATCTGATGTGTTGTTCATTCTTGTAGTTCTTTTTGGCAGTTTTGCACGTCATGTAAATTGTTATCATGTCTCCTCTGCTTTTCCTTAGCTTTTGTGGACACCGTTCTCACCATAAGCACACTTGGCACTGAGGAAGCAGAGATCATCGCTCGACTGAAAGCAGCTGTGGGAAATTTTTCTTTACCATTCAACATCACAGATGATTCAGTGCTGACAAATTTAAGTTTGACCACAGGTGAGAATGCTTTAAATATTCATTGGGTTCTGACAGAAGTCTTAAAAAACATCAATGACCTTTTTACTATAATTTCCTCCTTTACTCATCCGTTGTGTCCATTTTGTTTTTAGTTTGCTATACAAAATTTGATGAAGAACTGCAGTGTCAGTGTGAGCGTCCCTATCTATGGCCATGCCATGCCTGTGAAACGTATGGTAAATGCAGCAAGGCCGATCTAGAAAGTTGTGACTGCATCAATGCAATAACTAATGATGGGCAGTACTGTGAACGAAGTAAGTGGAGCTTTACAGAAcctaaaaaaaagattaataccCCTATATTTTTGGTGATGATCAAGTAATTCTCTTTTATTTAGGTTTACAGTGAATaagaattttttccccatttgcttCACAGATGTCACCAGCATATGTCCACCAATAATAACAACAACGCCAACACCAGTGACACCAACACCCccaacaaaaagtaaaatacGTGCTACATTCTGTACATTGAATCTGATGTGTTGTCCTTCTTATACATATTTTTGGCTGTTTTGCTCTTGATGTAAATTGTTATCATATCTCCTCTGCCTTTCCTTAGCTTTTGTGGACATCGTTCTCACCATAAGCACACTTAGCACCGAGGAAGCAGTGATCAATGATCAACTGAGAGAAGCTGTGGGAAAAATTTCTTTACCATTCAACATCACAGATGATTCAGTGCTGACAAATTTAAGTTTGACTACAGGTGAGAATGCCTTAAATATTCATTGGGTTCTGACAGAAGtcttaaaaaacataaattacCTATTTACTATTATTTTCTCTTTTACTCATCCGTTGTGTCCATTTTGTTTTTAGTTTGCTATAACTTTGATGAAGAACTGCGGTGTCAGTGTGAGCATCCCTATCTATGGCCATGTCATGCCTGTGAAATGTATGGTAAATGCAGCAAGGCCAGTCTAGAAAGTTGTGACTGCATCAATGCAATACCTAATGATGGGCAGTACTGTGAACGAAGTAAGTGGAGCTTTACAGAAcctaaaaaaaagattaataccCCTATATTTTTGGTGATGATCAAGTAATTCTCTTTTATTTAGGTTTACAGTGAATaagaattttttccccatttgcttCACAGATGTCACCAGCGTATGTCCaccaataataacaacaatgcCAACACCAGAGACACCAACACCCccaacaaaaagtaaaatacGTGCTACATTCTGTATATTGAATCTGATGTGTTGTCCTTCTTATACATCTTTTTGGCTGTTTTGCACTTGATGTAAATTGTTATCATATCTCCTCTGCCTTTCCTTAGCTTTTGTGGACATCGTTCTCACCATAAGCACACTTAGCACTGAGGAAGCAGTGATCAATGATCAACTGAGAGAAGCTGTGGGAAATATTTCTTTACCATTCAACATCACAGATGATTCAGTGCTGACAAATTTAAGTTTGACCACAGGTGAGAATGCCTTaaatcagtggtctcaaaccggtgctcaaagggccgcagggggtactggatttcattccaaccaaacgagacaaataccttttcaccaatctggtttcttacaagtgtaatcagttgattgcaatcaggtgctgcttatgttagtagaaacctcattggttgaactgtttgtgctggatctgttggaacaaaaaccaggacccactgcggccctttgtggagtcggtttgagaccgctgcctTAAATATTCACTGGGTTCTGACAGAAGtcttaaaaaacataaattacCTATTTACTATTATTTTCTCTTTTACTCATCCGTTGTGTCCATTGTGGTTTTAGTTTGCCATAACTTTGATGAAGAACTGCAGTGTCGTTGTGAGCGTCCCTATCTATGGCCATGTCATGCCTGTGAAATGTATGGTAAATGCAGCAATGCCAGTCTAGAAAGTTGTAACTGCATCAATGCAATACCTAATGATGGGCAGTACTGTGAACAAAGTAAGTGGAGCTTTACAGAAcctaaaaaaaagattattgcccctctatttttttgtaatgatcAAGTAATTGTCTTATATTTAGGTTGACAGTgaataacaaaacattt carries:
- the LOC130907373 gene encoding uncharacterized protein LOC130907373 — translated: MILIKAVRFIVVLLLTAYIVWENKGYRQPIKLLLQGLTHGQESNDHVRKKRDATSGFPFTTAGNCSEENCTILSVNVVLLLDAPDDIEPKELTILLRDATENISSFNITENVLLASLNLTTACYENSTGGYQCHCEDDFIWSSRTCDTYGACSNANSKTCKCLNGIPSGHFCESAIDPYPTETEAITPRAQQTEVHIVFSVDTSTDSEPTDLVDLMRLAVGNISLPFEMTDNLTLRHLDLTTACFLNSTDGHQCQCEESFGLSCDTCDTYGACRTDGSSICDCINVIPPMSKFCQPISTITPCAQQTEVLIVFSLDTSTDSEPTDLVDLMRLAVGNISLPFEMTDNLTLRHLDLTTACFLKSTEGHQCQCEESFGLLCDTCDTYGACSTDGSSICDCIRGIPPISNFCKPISTITPCAQQTEVHIVFSVDTSTDSEPTDLVDLMRLAVGNISLPFEMTDNLTLRHFDLTTACYLHSTEGHQCQCEESFGLSCDTCDTYGACRTDGSSICDCINGIPQMSNFCQPILTITPCAQQTEVHIVFSVDTSTDSEPTDLVDLMRLAVGNISLPFEMTDNLTLRHFDLTTACYLHSTEGHQCQCEESFGLSCDTCDTYGACRTDGSSICDCINGIPQMSNFCQPILTITPCAQQTEVLIVFSVDTSTDSEPMDLVDLMRLAVGNISLPFEMTDNLTLRHLDLTTACFLNSTEGHQCQCEESFGFLCDTCDTYGACSTDGSSICDCIRGIPPISNFCQPISTITPCAQQTEVHIVFSVDTSTDSGPTDLVDLMRLAVGNISLPFEMTDNLTLRHLDLTTACYLNSNEGHQCQCEESFGLSCDTCDTYGACRTDGSSICDCINGIPPMSSFCQPISTITPCAPQTEVLIIFSVDTSTDSGPTDLVDLMRLAVGNISLPFEMTDNLTLRYLDLTTACYLNSSEGHQCQCEESFGLSCDTCDTYGACGMDGSSICDCIRGIPPISNFCKPISTMTPCAQQTEVHIVFSVDTSTDSEPTDLVDLMRLAVGNISLPFEMTDNLTLRHLDLTTACYLNSSEGHQCQCEESFGLSCDTCDIYGACSTDGSSICDCIRGIPPISNFCKPISTITPCAQQTEVLIVFSLDTSTDSEPTDLVDLMRLAVGNISLPFEMTDNLTLRHLDLTTACYLNSSEGHQCQCEESFGLLCDTCDTYGACSTDGSSICDCIRGIPPISNFCKPISTITPCAQQTEVHIVFSVDTSTDSEPTDLVDLMRLAVGNIYLPFEMTNNLTLRHLDFTTACYPNSTEGHQCQCEESFGLLCDTCDTYEACSTDGSSICDCIHGIPPMSKFCQPISSINPCAQQTEVHIVFSVDTSTDSEPSDHVDLMRLAVGNISLPFEMTDNLTMRHLDLTTACYLNSPEGHQCQCEESFGLSCETCDTYGACSTDGSSICDCIRGIPPVSNFCKPISNVTSACPAPPPPLPPETFVDTILTISTLGTEEAEIIARLKEALGNFSLPFNITDDSMLTNLSLTTVCYTNFDEQLQCQCEHPYLWPCHACETYGKCSKASLESCDCINAIPNDGQYCERNVTSICPPLPTTTPVTPTETFVDTVVTISTLGTEEAEIIARLKEAVGNFSLPFNITDDSMLTNLSLTTVCYTNFDDELQCQCEHPYLWPCHACETYGKCSKASLESCDCINAIPNDGQYCERNVTSICPPPIKTTPTTTPVTPTPPTETFVDTILTISTLGTEEAEIIARLKAAVGNFSLPFNIKDDSVLTNLSLTTVCYSFDEELKCQCEHPYLWPCHACETYGKCSNASLESCDCIYAIPNDGQYCERNVTSICPPIITTTPATTPTTPPVTPTPPPETFVDTILTISTLGTEEAEIIARLKAAVGNFSLPFNITDDSVLTNLSLTTVCYTNFDEELQCRCERPYLWPCHACEMYGKCSNASLESCDCINAIPNDGQYCKRNVTSICPPIITTTPATTPTTPTVTPTPPTETFVDTVLTISTLGTEEAEIIARLKAAVGNFSLPFNITDDSVLTNLSLTTVCYTKFDEELQCQCERPYLWPCHACETYGKCSKADLESCDCINAITNDGQYCERNVTSICPPIITTTPTPVTPTPPTKTFVDIVLTISILSTEEAVINDQLREAVGNISLPFNITDDSVLTNLSLTTVCYTNFDEELQCRCERPYLWPCHACEMYGKCSNASLESCDCINAIPKDGQYCKRNVTSICPPIITTTPPATTPTTPTVTPTPPTETFVDTVLTISTLGTEEAEIIARLKAAVGNFSLPFNITDDSVLTNLSLTTVCYTKFDEELQCQCERPYLWPCHACETYGKCSKADLESCDCINAITNDGQYCERNVTSICPPIITTTPTPVTPTPPTKTFVDIVLTISTLSTEEAVINDQMREAVGNISLPFNITDDSVLTNLSLTTVCYTNFDEELQCRCERPYLWPCHACEMYGKCSNASLESCDCINAIPNDGQYCKRNVTSICPPIITTTPATTPTVTPTPPTETFVDTVLTISTLGTEEAEIIARLKAAVGNFSLPFNITDDSVLTNLSLTTVCYTKFDEELQCQCERPYLWPCHACETYGKCSKADLESCDCINAITNDGQYCERNVTSICPPIITTTPTPVTPTPPTKTFVDIVLTISTLSTEEAVINDQLREAVGKISLPFNITDDSVLTNLSLTTVSL